Below is a window of Clostridia bacterium DNA.
CGGCGTCGACCCGATCACGTTTTTGAAGACGATGTTCACCGGCTCGTTCGGCATACAGAAGCTCGAGAACGCCAAAAACTTCACCTCCTTCTGGCGCATTTTCACCTCGAGCTACTTCTGGACGACCGTCAAGACCGGATGCAAGCTGCTGCTTCTCGCGGTCGCGCTCGCTCCGGCGTTCAAGATGAAGTTCTGGAACATCGGCGCGGAGGGACAGTTCCTCGCGGGAGCGATCTCCGCCACCTACATAATGTTCAACTATCCGGGGCTCAACCCCTTCGTGCTCCTTCTGCTCATGCTGGTCGTCAGCCTGATAACGGGAGCGATCTGGGGAGTCATCCCCGCGATCTTCAAGGCGAAGTTCAACACGAACGAGACGCTGTTCACGCTCATGATGAACTATATCGTCATCAAGATCGTCGACTTCTTCTTCAATAAGTGGAGAGGAGTCAAATCCGCGCTCGGCATCATCAACATCGACTCCGAAGCCGGCTGGATCAGATCCATGTGGAAGGGCACCGAGTCCGCCTGGTACAAGAACGAGGATCTGATCTTCATGATCGCCGTCATAGTTATCGCAGTGCTGATGTATTACTACCTGCGCCTGACGAAGCACGGCTATGAAATAGCCGTCGTCGGCGATTCGCAGAACACCGCCAAATACGCGGGCATCAGCGTCAAGAAGGTCATCATCCGCACGATGGCGCTCTCCGGCGCGCTCTGCGGACTGTGCGGATTCCTCTGCGTTTCGGCGCAGGGGCACACCGTGAACTCAAGCCTCGCGGGCGGATACGGCTTCACCGCGATAATCGTCGCGTGGCTGTCGAAGTTCAACACCTTCACGATGATGGGCGTTTCGCTGCTGATAGTCGCGCTCGAGAACGGCTCTGCGCTGATGTCGAACACCTACAACGACCTCGGCTTCTCGGTCGCGTTCGGCAAGATAATCGTCGGCGTGATGCTGCTGTTCGTCATCGGCTGCGAGTTCTTTATCAACTATAAGGTCAACTTCCGTTCGCGCAAAGCTCAGAAGGAGGCGGTCGAAGCATGATATTTGTCTGGATACAAAAAGCCATCGGATTCGCCGCTTTCATCGCGCTCGCGGCGATGGGCGAGCTGCTGACCGAAAAATCGGGCGGCCTCAACCTCGGAACTCCGGGAACGATGTGCGTCGGCGCGGCGGCGGGATTCATCACCGCCTTCCGCTATTGCAACGCCGTCGCGAACCCGAGCGTTGTTATGGTCATTCTGCTGACGCTGCTGACCGCGTTCGCCGCGTCGGTGCTTATGGGGCTGATATACAGCTTCTTCACCGTCACGATGAGGATAAACCAGAACGTCGTCGGCCTCGTTATGACGATCTTCGGATGCGGCCTCGCGGAGTTCCTGTCTATCTTTTTCATTAAGTCGGAGTCGGGCAACGTCCGCTGCGACTTCGCGAACACCGTCTTCACCGCGCGGATACCGTTCCTTTCGGAAAAGCTCGGCGTAGTTTCCGACCTGCTTTTCAGCTACGGCTTCATGTTCTATCTGACGATAGCGCTCGCGGTGATAATGACGCTCGTATTCAACAAGACGAGAACGGGGCTCAACCTCCGCGCCGTCGGCGAAAGTCCGGCGACCGCGGACGCGGCGGGCATCAACGTTACGCGGTATAAATACGCCGCGGCGTGCATCGGCAGCGGCATCACCGGCCTCGCCGGAGTCTACTGCGTGATGGAGTTCAAGAGCGGCGCGTGGGCTACGGCGGACCTCGCCAGCATCCAGGCGTTCGGCTGGCTTTCGGTCGCGCTCGTCATATTCGCGTTCTGGAAGCCGCTGAATCTGCTCTGGGGCTCGCTGATATTCGGCATCTTCTACTGGGCGTATCTGTACCTGCCGGAGCTGCTGAACGTTCAGCTTTCCACCGACCTTACGCAGATGCTGCCGTATATCATCACGATAGTCGTTCTGATAATCGTCAGCTTCCGCAAGAAAAAAGAAAACCTCGGTCCCGCGTCGTTAGGCGTGACGTATTTCCGAGAAGAACGCTGACGCACGCCATCCCGAGGGCGAAG
It encodes the following:
- a CDS encoding ABC transporter permease, producing MTIRNNDREPLIHLTKRAPLPGFAGLLIRAGAFVFAVLFCALVVWLMIGVDPITFLKTMFTGSFGIQKLENAKNFTSFWRIFTSSYFWTTVKTGCKLLLLAVALAPAFKMKFWNIGAEGQFLAGAISATYIMFNYPGLNPFVLLLLMLVVSLITGAIWGVIPAIFKAKFNTNETLFTLMMNYIVIKIVDFFFNKWRGVKSALGIINIDSEAGWIRSMWKGTESAWYKNEDLIFMIAVIVIAVLMYYYLRLTKHGYEIAVVGDSQNTAKYAGISVKKVIIRTMALSGALCGLCGFLCVSAQGHTVNSSLAGGYGFTAIIVAWLSKFNTFTMMGVSLLIVALENGSALMSNTYNDLGFSVAFGKIIVGVMLLFVIGCEFFINYKVNFRSRKAQKEAVEA
- a CDS encoding ABC transporter permease, encoding MIFVWIQKAIGFAAFIALAAMGELLTEKSGGLNLGTPGTMCVGAAAGFITAFRYCNAVANPSVVMVILLTLLTAFAASVLMGLIYSFFTVTMRINQNVVGLVMTIFGCGLAEFLSIFFIKSESGNVRCDFANTVFTARIPFLSEKLGVVSDLLFSYGFMFYLTIALAVIMTLVFNKTRTGLNLRAVGESPATADAAGINVTRYKYAAACIGSGITGLAGVYCVMEFKSGAWATADLASIQAFGWLSVALVIFAFWKPLNLLWGSLIFGIFYWAYLYLPELLNVQLSTDLTQMLPYIITIVVLIIVSFRKKKENLGPASLGVTYFREER